In a genomic window of Roseiflexus castenholzii DSM 13941:
- a CDS encoding ATP-binding protein, whose amino-acid sequence MIAGETLTRQLPYWLVERREHLTHLFAPVPALALVLWLSLAALPDTLWMALIGYAAVHLFLFWMAYGRPTGNAARLPHADWASILVDAALSIVVISNPTSLLHFLPVYVLIAWRAVAGYRRNQATTMIVFVLGPIFLFQSLLNRTGNTALTPGEQWGAASILAGSLGCGIVAVLASARQQASIHQLRSELQRERNTREARVEELEHLANELRMRMRERHALEEGLRAITSTLSLDDVLEQILDSTVQTFGGERTHAVVLTLKTDGSWNNRMYARDGQLQAQWVEPIIRRVMRDQTPAVIADSALDPDLGEMSKIGLRSIICVPLFVGDGPPRGALTVVSATFAAFSSSDARHLSAFAAQAGIAIGNAELHSQLRRQQHLLQAVLRDINDGLVVLDTENNVVLANPVGQALLDDQTASQPWLERMRELASRLSDDGRPVASPEWIVGDPECEEGCIVYQAVASRVRMNDDLPNLTAIVLHDITDHKAEERARMDFISMVSHELRNPLHTLNGFVKLVLQGRAGPLTALQKDFLSMADEQIEQLSGRVSELLEYNRFKAGRLALHPDVGDLSLLIAGTVSRLSLQAEQQQLSLVNETPHLPLCRFDNQRIGQVLTNLIENAMKATPAGGTIKISADVHDQEVWVRVSDTGIGIPSSELGKIFQRFYQVAKHRRAQGTHMGLGLAICQQIVEGHGGRIWVESEEGVGTTFTFTLPLAVDENHIAG is encoded by the coding sequence ATGATCGCTGGAGAGACCCTGACCCGGCAGTTGCCCTATTGGCTGGTTGAACGCCGCGAACATCTCACGCATCTTTTTGCGCCTGTGCCTGCGCTCGCGCTGGTTCTGTGGCTATCGCTCGCTGCGCTTCCCGACACACTCTGGATGGCGCTGATCGGGTATGCAGCGGTCCACTTGTTCCTGTTCTGGATGGCGTATGGCCGTCCTACCGGCAATGCCGCGCGATTGCCACATGCCGATTGGGCGTCGATCCTGGTCGACGCGGCGCTGAGCATTGTCGTGATCAGCAACCCCACCTCACTGTTGCACTTTCTGCCGGTGTATGTGCTCATTGCATGGCGCGCCGTCGCCGGGTACCGTCGCAACCAGGCGACAACGATGATCGTGTTTGTGCTGGGACCGATCTTCTTGTTCCAGTCGCTGCTGAACCGGACCGGCAATACGGCGCTGACGCCAGGGGAGCAGTGGGGTGCAGCCAGCATTCTTGCGGGGAGTCTGGGATGCGGCATCGTCGCCGTTCTGGCGAGCGCGCGGCAACAGGCGTCGATCCATCAGTTGCGGAGCGAGTTGCAACGCGAGCGGAACACGCGCGAAGCGCGCGTCGAAGAACTCGAGCATCTGGCGAATGAACTGCGGATGCGCATGCGTGAGCGCCACGCGCTCGAAGAAGGGTTGCGCGCCATCACCAGCACCCTCAGTCTCGACGATGTGCTGGAGCAGATTCTGGATAGCACTGTGCAGACGTTTGGCGGCGAACGCACCCATGCGGTCGTGCTCACGCTGAAGACCGATGGCTCGTGGAACAACCGCATGTATGCGCGCGATGGTCAACTCCAGGCGCAATGGGTCGAACCGATCATTCGCCGCGTCATGCGTGATCAGACGCCAGCCGTGATTGCCGACTCAGCGCTCGACCCCGATCTTGGAGAGATGAGCAAGATCGGGCTGCGTTCGATCATTTGCGTCCCCCTCTTCGTCGGCGATGGTCCGCCGCGCGGCGCACTCACCGTCGTGAGTGCCACATTCGCAGCCTTCTCCAGCAGTGATGCGCGCCATCTCTCGGCATTCGCCGCTCAGGCCGGCATTGCGATTGGCAATGCTGAATTGCACAGTCAGCTGCGCCGACAGCAGCACCTGCTCCAGGCAGTGCTCCGTGACATCAATGACGGATTGGTCGTGCTCGATACCGAGAACAATGTCGTGCTGGCCAATCCGGTTGGGCAGGCGCTCCTCGATGACCAAACGGCGTCGCAGCCCTGGCTGGAACGCATGCGCGAACTGGCAAGCCGCCTCTCCGACGACGGTCGCCCGGTGGCGTCGCCTGAATGGATCGTTGGCGACCCGGAGTGTGAGGAAGGGTGCATCGTCTACCAGGCTGTTGCGTCACGGGTGCGCATGAACGACGATCTGCCCAATCTGACAGCGATTGTGCTGCACGACATCACCGATCACAAAGCGGAAGAGCGCGCGCGCATGGATTTTATTTCGATGGTGTCGCATGAACTGCGCAACCCGCTCCATACACTCAATGGCTTCGTCAAACTGGTGCTGCAAGGGCGCGCAGGTCCGCTGACGGCGTTGCAGAAGGATTTCCTGTCAATGGCCGATGAGCAGATTGAGCAGTTGAGCGGGCGCGTGTCCGAATTGCTGGAATACAACCGCTTCAAAGCCGGACGCCTGGCACTGCACCCCGATGTCGGCGATCTTTCGCTGCTCATTGCGGGAACGGTGAGCCGATTGAGCCTGCAAGCTGAACAGCAGCAACTGTCACTCGTCAACGAGACGCCACATCTGCCACTGTGTCGGTTCGATAACCAGCGCATTGGTCAGGTGTTGACCAATCTGATCGAAAATGCGATGAAGGCAACGCCAGCGGGTGGTACGATCAAGATATCCGCCGACGTTCATGATCAAGAAGTGTGGGTGCGCGTCTCCGATACAGGGATTGGCATTCCATCCAGCGAACTGGGCAAGATCTTTCAGCGTTTCTATCAGGTAGCGAAGCACCGCCGCGCTCAGGGAACCCATATGGGTCTGGGGCTGGCTATCTGTCAGCAGATTGTCGAAGGTCACGGCGGGCGCATCTGGGTCGAAAGCGAAGAAGGCGTTGGGACAACATTTACGTTCACGTTGCCGCTGGCAGTCGATGAAAACCACATTGCCGGGTAA
- a CDS encoding response regulator transcription factor: protein MYILVADDDLPNVKLTAFLLEEAGYKVIKAYDGPSILQSVEQYNPDLILLDVMMPKTNGFDVCRQIRRTSDVPIIFLSARSQLQDRVTGLQIGGDDYLVKPFEPSELLARVEAVLRRRNSDMLNPSARLSHGDITLDPVEHKVLFADGRIVELTPLEFRLLYYLMKNSGRVLNTSQILNKVWGYDCEGESNLVAVYIRRLRTKIERDPEHPRHVLTVRNLGYKFEA from the coding sequence ATGTATATCCTGGTTGCCGATGATGATCTGCCCAATGTCAAACTGACTGCATTTCTCCTTGAAGAGGCAGGCTACAAAGTCATTAAAGCCTACGATGGTCCCTCCATCCTGCAATCGGTCGAACAGTACAACCCGGATCTCATTCTGCTCGATGTCATGATGCCGAAGACGAATGGTTTCGATGTGTGCCGGCAGATTCGGCGCACGTCGGATGTCCCGATCATTTTCCTCTCCGCTCGTTCGCAGTTACAGGATCGGGTGACAGGCTTGCAGATTGGCGGCGATGATTATCTGGTCAAACCCTTCGAGCCGTCAGAGTTGCTGGCGCGGGTGGAAGCCGTGCTGCGGCGGCGCAACAGCGACATGCTTAACCCCTCGGCGCGCCTGAGCCATGGAGACATTACGCTCGACCCGGTCGAGCACAAGGTGCTGTTCGCCGATGGCCGGATCGTCGAACTGACGCCGCTGGAGTTTCGCCTGCTCTACTATTTGATGAAGAACTCCGGGCGAGTACTGAATACCAGCCAGATTCTGAATAAAGTCTGGGGGTACGACTGCGAAGGCGAAAGCAATCTGGTAGCCGTCTACATTCGTCGCCTGCGCACCAAGATTGAGCGCGACCCTGAACACCCGCGTCATGTGTTGACGGTGCGTAATCTGGGGTACAAATTCGAAGCATAA
- a CDS encoding DUF2085 domain-containing protein codes for MTINPPSYSAPWIDRAVAWMFRRWLLIVNGLLGIYAGLPWLSPWLKANGHPLAGEIIFRIYTPLCHQRPERSFCFCGYQVAFCHRCTSFYGGLFIAGMLFSFARRWIRPVSLRFGVFLLLPMTLDAGSHMINDILHLGWRSGGDDIGSLNFWLRIITGALAALAVLLVVYPRLDRELPAQAPLIGSPGTYEAT; via the coding sequence ATGACGATCAATCCTCCATCTTATTCTGCACCCTGGATCGATCGGGCGGTCGCCTGGATGTTTCGCCGCTGGCTTCTGATCGTCAACGGTCTCCTTGGTATCTACGCAGGGTTGCCGTGGTTGTCGCCGTGGCTCAAGGCGAATGGTCATCCGCTGGCGGGTGAGATTATTTTCCGCATTTATACACCGTTGTGCCATCAGCGCCCTGAGCGTTCGTTCTGTTTCTGCGGCTATCAGGTGGCGTTCTGTCATCGCTGCACATCGTTCTACGGCGGGTTGTTCATCGCTGGCATGCTGTTTTCCTTTGCGCGGCGCTGGATTCGACCAGTTTCGCTGCGCTTCGGCGTATTTCTGCTGTTGCCGATGACGCTCGATGCCGGTTCTCATATGATCAACGACATCCTGCACCTTGGTTGGCGGAGCGGTGGCGATGACATTGGCTCGCTCAACTTCTGGCTGCGCATAATCACCGGCGCGTTGGCAGCGCTGGCAGTGCTGCTGGTCGTCTACCCGCGGCTCGACCGTGAACTTCCGGCGCAGGCGCCGCTCATTGGGTCGCCAGGAACCTATGAGGCAACGTGA
- a CDS encoding TlpA family protein disulfide reductase: protein MCAFPRTQAIRRLAAVALLTLVAALAGCAGQRAGSSSGGSAVVEIPRGVAIESRLVERGGGIPSQGDVAPDFAFTFANGETRRLSDLRGAKVVVNFWATWCAPCEEEMPDLQRLDERSDVVVLGVNRLELPEVIIPFARERNLTFTLIANPDGDIVERYGAKNIPISYFINSDGTIGYRQLGIMTFDRMQEQVDRLR, encoded by the coding sequence ATGTGTGCATTTCCCCGGACGCAGGCGATACGTCGGTTGGCTGCTGTCGCTCTTCTCACGCTGGTGGCGGCGCTGGCAGGGTGCGCCGGGCAACGCGCCGGATCGTCGTCTGGCGGCAGCGCAGTGGTCGAGATTCCGCGAGGGGTGGCTATCGAGTCGCGGTTGGTTGAACGCGGCGGCGGCATTCCTTCGCAAGGGGATGTTGCGCCGGATTTTGCGTTCACCTTTGCGAATGGTGAGACGCGCCGCCTGAGCGATCTGCGCGGCGCGAAGGTGGTGGTCAATTTCTGGGCTACGTGGTGCGCGCCGTGCGAGGAAGAAATGCCCGACCTGCAACGCCTCGATGAGCGCAGTGATGTGGTGGTGCTGGGGGTGAACCGCCTCGAACTGCCGGAAGTGATTATTCCATTTGCGCGTGAGCGCAATCTGACATTCACGCTCATCGCCAATCCCGACGGCGACATTGTCGAACGGTACGGCGCAAAAAACATTCCAATCAGTTACTTTATCAATAGCGATGGCACAATCGGCTACCGGCAACTCGGTATCATGACATTCGATAGAATGCAGGAGCAGGTGGATCGATTGCGCTGA
- a CDS encoding DUF2085 domain-containing protein: MERTSEEIIELARREIAARKERERSGREVPWRFAFVGLLGAILVGMLLWPGAPLHWKMYAAVHGVCAQVHNVALGGEQLPLCARNTGIYSGFLLTFIYLVLLGRERAAKLPPPAIVVALAALVAIMAVDGFNSLFVDLFLPHLYTPRNELRTLTGIGMGTTMAVAIMLVLNLSLRRDPDMEQRVIGNWRELGGALLLGLLVHAAIYGNVAITYWPIAIVAWTGIVGILFLVNLLIVALVMNYEGRVVRVVELARPATIALALTGIMLGVMAWGRFWLEAQGLMVS; the protein is encoded by the coding sequence ATGGAACGAACAAGCGAGGAGATCATCGAACTGGCGCGCCGCGAGATCGCCGCGCGCAAGGAACGGGAGCGCAGCGGGCGCGAGGTTCCGTGGCGCTTCGCATTCGTTGGTCTGCTTGGAGCGATACTCGTAGGGATGCTCCTCTGGCCCGGCGCACCGCTGCATTGGAAAATGTATGCGGCAGTTCATGGCGTCTGCGCGCAGGTTCACAATGTTGCGCTCGGCGGCGAGCAACTCCCGCTCTGCGCCCGCAACACCGGCATCTACAGCGGTTTTCTACTGACCTTCATCTATCTCGTGCTGCTGGGACGCGAGCGCGCTGCAAAATTGCCGCCTCCCGCCATCGTCGTCGCGCTGGCGGCGCTGGTCGCCATCATGGCCGTGGACGGCTTCAACTCGCTCTTTGTTGACCTCTTCCTGCCGCATCTGTACACGCCGCGCAACGAACTGCGCACCCTGACGGGCATCGGCATGGGCACGACGATGGCAGTGGCAATCATGCTGGTGCTGAACCTGTCGCTGCGACGCGACCCGGACATGGAACAACGGGTGATCGGCAACTGGCGTGAACTCGGCGGTGCGCTGCTGCTGGGATTGCTGGTGCACGCCGCAATTTACGGCAATGTCGCCATTACCTACTGGCCCATCGCCATCGTCGCCTGGACCGGCATTGTCGGCATTTTATTCCTGGTGAACCTGCTGATCGTCGCGCTCGTGATGAACTACGAAGGGCGGGTGGTGCGCGTGGTCGAACTGGCGCGTCCGGCGACCATCGCGTTGGCGCTCACCGGGATCATGCTGGGGGTGATGGCGTGGGGGCGCTTCTGGCTCGAAGCGCAGGGATTAATGGTCTCGTAG
- a CDS encoding RrF2 family transcriptional regulator — protein sequence MRISSKGEYGLRALLDLAQRVGEGPIQSHDIHLRQGIDENYLNQILILLRRAGLIESIRGPQGGHRLARPPSQITVLDALTALEGPLLALDSGRDALTPTEPMDRDLVREVWDGAREILERYLASVTLEDLCQRKAQRSGNVMYYI from the coding sequence ATGCGCATCTCCAGCAAAGGCGAATACGGCTTGCGCGCGCTGCTCGATCTTGCGCAGCGCGTCGGCGAAGGACCCATCCAGAGCCACGACATCCATCTCCGCCAGGGGATCGATGAAAACTACCTCAACCAGATCCTGATCCTGCTCCGCCGCGCCGGGCTGATCGAAAGCATCCGCGGTCCGCAGGGCGGGCATCGCCTGGCGCGCCCTCCGTCACAGATCACGGTGCTCGATGCGCTTACAGCGCTCGAAGGTCCATTGCTGGCCCTCGATAGCGGGCGCGACGCCCTGACTCCGACTGAGCCGATGGACCGCGACCTTGTGCGCGAGGTGTGGGACGGGGCGCGCGAGATTCTGGAGCGCTACCTGGCGAGCGTGACGCTCGAAGACCTCTGCCAGCGCAAAGCGCAGCGCTCCGGCAATGTGATGTACTATATCTGA
- a CDS encoding HNH endonuclease domain-containing protein, translating into MVGLRMYSLPYSSHLPVSALAASFNDVTNSYKFYWFLSILEKIKDEQRRTLPILDLLAHMLAMVWYPTNYFRLSFGKQDRLGDIAVLLGERAGLPMNAAADLIAEAVLRHVSSDNDLGKSILNLARYVPYRFLRPFFAQDLMRGVRDTEVNSRIMGLAFSVFHDPVSPCLYRFVKLQQLCIEIQPLWFDYLQQNLSILRGFCLWHLVQYLQKNNPNVPNIAGKLFEPQERDLRQAREFWNIVLEQKGWLECIYSGSKLKRGQFTLDHFIPWSFVTHDALWNIVPASRSANSSKSDNLPKIEHYFDVFSSAQFEAVNIVSKKHSFARLLEDHVLLFKVASQDDFLWMDLESFRKTLFDSIAPQIQIARNMGFPSEWVYNNK; encoded by the coding sequence ATGGTCGGACTGCGTATGTACTCCTTGCCCTACTCCTCCCACCTTCCTGTTTCTGCTCTGGCGGCGAGTTTCAACGATGTGACAAACTCGTACAAGTTCTATTGGTTTCTGTCCATTCTAGAAAAGATAAAGGATGAGCAAAGGCGAACGTTGCCCATTCTTGATCTTCTGGCACATATGCTTGCCATGGTCTGGTACCCTACCAATTATTTTCGCCTCTCGTTTGGCAAGCAGGATCGGTTGGGCGATATTGCGGTGCTATTGGGAGAACGCGCCGGATTACCGATGAATGCTGCTGCTGATCTCATCGCTGAAGCTGTGCTGAGACATGTCTCAAGTGACAATGATCTGGGCAAGTCAATACTGAATCTCGCTCGATATGTCCCCTATCGCTTCCTTCGTCCATTCTTCGCACAGGATCTGATGAGAGGTGTCAGAGACACAGAGGTCAATAGTCGCATCATGGGTCTGGCTTTTTCTGTGTTTCATGACCCTGTATCTCCTTGTCTGTATCGATTTGTAAAACTTCAGCAACTATGCATCGAGATCCAACCGCTGTGGTTTGATTATCTCCAGCAGAACCTGTCCATCCTGAGAGGTTTTTGTCTTTGGCATCTCGTTCAATACCTGCAAAAGAATAATCCAAATGTGCCGAATATTGCAGGTAAGTTGTTTGAGCCGCAAGAAAGAGATCTAAGACAGGCACGGGAGTTCTGGAATATCGTTTTAGAACAAAAAGGTTGGTTGGAGTGTATCTATTCGGGTTCCAAACTGAAAAGGGGTCAATTTACGCTTGATCACTTCATACCCTGGAGCTTTGTCACGCACGATGCTCTTTGGAACATTGTTCCTGCCAGTAGATCGGCTAATTCTTCCAAGAGCGACAATCTTCCGAAAATTGAACACTATTTTGATGTCTTCTCTTCTGCGCAATTTGAAGCTGTGAATATTGTTTCGAAAAAACATTCATTTGCGAGACTGCTTGAAGATCATGTTTTACTTTTCAAGGTTGCGTCTCAGGATGATTTTTTGTGGATGGATCTCGAATCCTTTCGAAAAACCCTCTTTGATTCAATTGCTCCACAAATTCAGATTGCTAGAAACATGGGTTTCCCATCCGAATGGGTGTATAACAATAAATGA
- a CDS encoding HIT family protein, producing MNLIFRSVHNPHSHLTVKDRTQASFPLRNLLSRGLINGRVLDFGCGLGADVNHLKKQGHDVTGYDPYYAPNVPKGKFDTIICLYVLNVLLPDEQSHVLMAISELLYPTGSAYFAVRRDIRRDGFRNHVKYHKNVYQCQVTLPYKSILRTDHCEIYRYRHFNQLQVNESCSFCAPASNCELLTESANAYAVLENSSSLPGYTLVIPKRHVSYFDLSLYDRNACWQVVDRVKMLLSERFHPDGFRVKVGQGIATECAGWHGCIHVIPC from the coding sequence ATGAATCTCATCTTTCGTTCAGTTCATAACCCTCATAGCCATCTTACTGTCAAAGATCGTACTCAGGCATCCTTCCCGCTCAGGAATCTGCTCTCGCGAGGGCTGATCAACGGACGAGTGCTTGATTTTGGATGCGGATTGGGAGCAGATGTCAATCACTTAAAGAAGCAAGGCCACGATGTTACTGGTTATGATCCTTACTATGCGCCCAATGTCCCAAAGGGAAAGTTCGATACAATTATATGCCTGTATGTCTTGAATGTGTTGCTTCCAGATGAGCAGTCTCATGTGTTGATGGCTATCTCAGAATTGCTATATCCAACTGGAAGCGCGTACTTTGCCGTTCGCCGCGATATTCGGCGTGACGGTTTTCGCAATCACGTCAAATATCACAAGAACGTTTATCAGTGCCAAGTTACATTGCCCTATAAAAGCATCTTGCGCACCGATCATTGTGAAATCTACCGGTATCGTCATTTCAATCAGTTGCAGGTAAATGAGTCCTGTTCTTTCTGTGCTCCAGCAAGTAATTGTGAGTTATTGACCGAGTCAGCTAATGCCTATGCTGTTTTGGAAAATTCCTCCTCTCTACCTGGTTATACCCTCGTGATCCCCAAGCGGCACGTCAGTTACTTCGATCTTTCACTTTATGACAGGAATGCCTGCTGGCAAGTAGTAGATCGCGTGAAGATGCTGCTCAGCGAGCGTTTTCATCCTGATGGTTTCAGGGTGAAGGTTGGTCAAGGCATAGCCACAGAATGTGCTGGTTGGCACGGGTGTATCCATGTAATCCCCTGTTAG
- a CDS encoding FAD binding domain-containing protein produces MIPAPFQYYAPKTVNEAIGLLQQHGDDAKLLAGGHSLLPALKLRLAQPAVLIDISRVSELKGITANGDRLVIGAGATYHEIATSEAVRSGCPVLAECVGQIGDIQVRNRGTIGGSLAHADPAADLPAVALALGMTINVMGANGARSITADDMFVAMLTTALSSDEVITSVTVPILGKGEGAAYAKLRHPASRYAIVGVAAYVKLDGDTVSACRIGVTGAGSVAVRQPAAEAALVGTSGDDDAVAAAANAAGDGVDYLGDIHASAEYRQAMVKVYTRRALTEAVRRARG; encoded by the coding sequence ATGATACCGGCACCCTTTCAGTATTATGCGCCCAAAACAGTCAACGAGGCTATCGGGCTGCTCCAGCAGCACGGCGACGACGCCAAACTGCTGGCAGGCGGTCACTCGCTGCTCCCGGCGCTGAAACTGCGCCTGGCGCAACCGGCGGTGCTGATCGACATCAGCCGCGTATCGGAGTTGAAGGGTATTACAGCAAATGGTGATCGCCTGGTCATCGGCGCCGGCGCGACGTACCACGAAATTGCGACGAGCGAGGCAGTGCGCTCCGGTTGCCCGGTGCTCGCGGAGTGCGTCGGTCAGATCGGCGATATTCAGGTGCGCAATCGCGGAACGATTGGCGGCTCGCTGGCGCATGCCGACCCGGCAGCCGATCTGCCTGCCGTGGCGCTGGCGCTTGGCATGACGATCAATGTGATGGGGGCAAACGGCGCACGCAGCATCACCGCCGACGATATGTTCGTGGCAATGTTGACCACGGCGTTGTCGTCCGATGAGGTGATCACATCGGTAACCGTACCGATACTGGGGAAAGGCGAAGGCGCGGCATACGCCAAACTCCGCCATCCGGCGTCGCGCTACGCCATCGTCGGCGTTGCGGCGTATGTCAAACTCGACGGCGACACAGTTTCTGCCTGTCGCATCGGTGTCACCGGCGCCGGTTCGGTCGCCGTGCGACAACCGGCAGCCGAAGCGGCGCTCGTCGGCACATCCGGCGATGACGACGCTGTGGCAGCAGCGGCAAACGCCGCCGGCGACGGGGTCGATTACCTTGGAGACATCCACGCCTCTGCGGAGTATCGCCAGGCGATGGTGAAGGTCTATACCCGCCGCGCGCTGACCGAGGCGGTGCGCCGGGCAAGGGGGTAG
- a CDS encoding xanthine dehydrogenase family protein molybdopterin-binding subunit has protein sequence MTAETMPTRLVGQAIKRREDPQLITGQGSFLDDIKLPGMTHACVLRSPYAHAKIKSIDTSKAKAHPGVVAVFTGEDMLDLNPLPCAWQAGRVKNNVNTPRVLAVGEVHFAGDPVALVIAEDRYIARDACDLIEVEYEPLPVVVDAKKATEPGAPQLHENAPNNIVMEWDAGDKAKADAAIAAAEVVVREQIINQRLIPTPMETRGAIARYEQATGEFTLWTTSQAPHVMRLLLTAFVFGIPETKLRVISPNVGGGFGQKIFCYNDMAFTMWAARKIGRPVKFVEDRSENYKYSTHGRDHITDVEIAGTRDGAITGLRVTTYANLGAYLSTIAPGIPTTLYGRIITGVYRIPAAYVKVYGVYTNTAMVDAYRGAGRPEASYLIERMVDRFAAEIGMDPAEVRRKNFIPPDAFPYDNGMGLLPYDSGNYEAALNKALDIIGYANFRKEQEEARKHGRYLGLGISSYVEICGVAPSKWIGLPGEGWGAGLWESANVRIHLTGKVVVTTGSLPHGQGVETTFAQIVADELGVPYDDVVIEHSDTAGTPFGYGTYGSRSLAVGGTAVYRSVAKIKEKAKKLAAHMLEANPDDMVYENGRVYVKGSPDRAKTLAEIALQASVAYDLPEGMEPFLDETSYYDPPNCTFPFGTHIAIVEVDPDTGIVDLKRYVAVDDCGNVINPLIVDGQIHGGIAQGVAQALYERAVYDENGQLVSGTLMDYAVPAAHMLPPFETDRTVTPSPVNPMGVKGAGEAGTIASAQAVMNAVIDALSPFGVKHMQMPATPENVWKAIRAAQTAS, from the coding sequence ATGACGGCTGAAACGATGCCAACGAGGCTGGTGGGTCAGGCGATTAAGCGTCGTGAAGACCCACAATTGATCACAGGACAGGGCAGCTTCCTCGACGACATTAAACTTCCGGGCATGACACACGCCTGTGTGTTGCGCAGCCCCTATGCCCACGCAAAGATCAAATCCATCGATACGAGCAAGGCGAAAGCCCATCCGGGGGTGGTTGCCGTCTTCACCGGCGAAGATATGCTCGACCTCAATCCGCTGCCGTGCGCCTGGCAGGCAGGGCGCGTGAAGAACAATGTCAACACGCCGCGCGTCCTGGCGGTCGGTGAGGTGCATTTCGCCGGTGATCCGGTTGCGCTGGTGATCGCCGAGGATCGCTACATCGCGCGCGATGCCTGCGACTTGATCGAAGTCGAGTATGAGCCGCTGCCGGTGGTGGTGGATGCCAAAAAAGCCACCGAGCCGGGTGCGCCGCAACTTCACGAGAATGCGCCGAACAATATTGTGATGGAATGGGATGCGGGCGATAAGGCGAAAGCCGATGCCGCCATCGCCGCCGCCGAAGTAGTGGTGCGCGAGCAGATTATCAATCAGCGCCTCATTCCGACGCCGATGGAAACCCGTGGCGCGATTGCGCGCTATGAGCAGGCAACCGGTGAGTTCACCCTTTGGACAACTTCGCAGGCGCCGCACGTCATGCGGCTGTTGCTGACGGCGTTTGTCTTCGGTATTCCCGAAACGAAACTGCGTGTCATTTCGCCAAACGTCGGCGGCGGGTTTGGGCAGAAGATTTTCTGCTACAACGACATGGCCTTCACGATGTGGGCGGCGCGCAAAATCGGGCGTCCGGTGAAGTTCGTCGAAGACCGGAGTGAAAATTACAAGTACTCGACCCATGGGCGCGATCATATCACCGACGTTGAAATTGCCGGCACCCGCGACGGCGCCATCACCGGGCTGCGCGTCACCACCTATGCCAACCTTGGCGCTTACCTCAGCACAATTGCGCCTGGCATTCCGACGACGCTCTACGGCCGGATTATCACCGGCGTCTACCGCATTCCCGCAGCCTATGTCAAAGTATACGGCGTTTACACCAACACGGCGATGGTCGATGCCTACCGCGGCGCCGGTCGTCCCGAAGCGTCGTACCTGATCGAACGCATGGTCGATCGCTTCGCCGCTGAAATCGGGATGGACCCGGCAGAGGTGCGGCGCAAGAACTTCATTCCACCCGATGCGTTCCCCTACGACAATGGCATGGGTCTGCTGCCGTATGACAGCGGCAACTACGAAGCAGCGCTCAACAAGGCGCTCGACATCATCGGGTACGCCAACTTCCGCAAGGAACAGGAAGAGGCGCGCAAACATGGCAGATACCTGGGACTCGGCATCAGTTCGTATGTCGAAATCTGCGGCGTGGCGCCAAGTAAATGGATTGGTCTTCCCGGCGAAGGGTGGGGCGCCGGTCTATGGGAGAGCGCCAATGTGCGCATTCACCTGACCGGCAAAGTTGTCGTGACGACCGGGTCGCTCCCGCACGGGCAGGGTGTCGAAACGACTTTCGCGCAGATCGTTGCCGATGAACTTGGCGTGCCGTATGACGATGTGGTGATCGAGCACTCCGACACAGCCGGTACGCCGTTCGGCTACGGCACCTATGGATCGCGCTCGCTGGCGGTCGGCGGCACAGCAGTCTACCGCAGTGTGGCGAAGATCAAGGAAAAGGCAAAGAAACTCGCCGCGCACATGCTCGAAGCCAATCCCGACGACATGGTGTACGAGAATGGGCGTGTCTACGTCAAAGGATCGCCCGACCGCGCCAAGACGCTGGCGGAGATTGCGCTTCAGGCATCGGTGGCATACGACCTGCCGGAAGGTATGGAGCCATTCCTCGACGAAACCAGCTACTACGATCCGCCGAACTGCACCTTCCCCTTCGGCACGCATATTGCCATTGTCGAGGTGGACCCGGACACCGGCATCGTCGATCTGAAGCGCTACGTGGCGGTCGATGACTGCGGCAATGTCATCAACCCGCTGATTGTCGATGGTCAGATTCACGGCGGCATTGCCCAGGGGGTGGCGCAGGCGCTCTACGAGCGCGCTGTGTACGATGAGAACGGGCAACTCGTCAGCGGCACCCTGATGGACTATGCCGTGCCCGCAGCGCATATGCTACCGCCGTTCGAGACAGATCGCACCGTCACTCCCAGCCCGGTCAACCCAATGGGGGTGAAGGGCGCGGGCGAAGCAGGGACGATCGCCAGTGCGCAGGCGGTGATGAACGCCGTGATCGACGCACTCTCGCCATTTGGCGTCAAACACATGCAGATGCCGGCGACGCCGGAGAATGTGTGGAAGGCGATCCGCGCCGCGCAGACGGCTTCCTGA